A part of Desulfotomaculum nigrificans DSM 574 genomic DNA contains:
- a CDS encoding anti-sigma-I factor RsgI family protein, whose protein sequence is MKAKAMVAKINPDNSLMVVFTEDRRFVNLPLPDNPPPLGSTIQVDLPSEKNSLKGLLSTKWLAVAAMLMVVLAIGMFSTLGVSPVAAYVNLDMKPSLQLSVDDQGKVKGITALNDEGKKLINKIDADNQDLYGLTGEIVQKADQLGYLDGQKDNLVMVSVTKVKDSANSQIDENKLRTVIHDQLSAKRYPGYVVVNETDMDHWQRAQKSGYSVNQLLISEQAKTKGIAIDPQAMQKQDYMEAMKNSHTSVPMLFPENSCEVTWANKNSTVGETKTYSNQAPTNGGTPKWSGNQQWQNNQNWKSQQQQQNWQPQQQGGHQTPAPQHMQEDQTNRSNQWQEDSQGNWQGDENWRDQESRERSYGQKSRSNW, encoded by the coding sequence ATGAAAGCAAAAGCTATGGTGGCTAAAATAAACCCAGACAATTCATTGATGGTGGTTTTTACAGAAGACCGGCGGTTTGTTAACCTACCTTTACCGGATAATCCCCCTCCTTTAGGCTCAACCATTCAGGTTGATTTACCGTCTGAAAAGAATTCCCTAAAAGGCTTATTAAGTACAAAATGGCTGGCGGTGGCGGCTATGCTAATGGTGGTACTAGCCATCGGTATGTTCAGTACCCTGGGGGTCTCACCGGTAGCCGCCTACGTCAACCTGGACATGAAGCCCAGCTTGCAGTTATCCGTAGATGACCAGGGTAAAGTAAAGGGAATTACCGCTCTCAATGATGAGGGTAAAAAACTGATCAATAAGATCGATGCCGACAATCAAGACCTCTATGGCCTGACTGGGGAGATTGTTCAAAAAGCAGATCAATTGGGTTATTTGGATGGGCAAAAGGATAATTTGGTGATGGTCAGTGTAACCAAGGTAAAGGATTCTGCCAATAGCCAAATTGACGAAAATAAGCTTCGTACTGTCATTCACGACCAGTTGAGTGCCAAACGCTACCCCGGTTATGTGGTGGTTAATGAAACCGATATGGATCACTGGCAGCGGGCACAAAAATCAGGCTATAGTGTAAACCAATTGCTGATCTCCGAACAGGCTAAGACAAAAGGTATTGCCATTGATCCTCAGGCAATGCAAAAGCAGGATTATATGGAGGCGATGAAAAATTCTCACACTTCTGTTCCCATGCTGTTCCCAGAAAACAGCTGTGAGGTAACCTGGGCCAACAAAAATAGTACAGTCGGGGAGACTAAAACATACAGCAATCAAGCTCCCACCAACGGTGGCACCCCAAAATGGTCTGGCAACCAGCAATGGCAAAATAACCAAAACTGGAAATCCCAACAACAACAGCAGAACTGGCAGCCACAACAACAAGGCGGACATCAAACTCCCGCTCCCCAGCATATGCAAGAGGATCAAACAAATAGAAGCAACCAGTGGCAAGAAGATTCCCAGGGAAATTGGCAAGGGGATGAAAACTGGCGTGATCAAGAAAGTAGGGAAAGATCTTACGGGCAAAAATCTCGCAGTAATTGGTGA
- a CDS encoding cytochrome c biogenesis CcdA family protein, giving the protein MEINTSLWAAFLAGILSFFSPCMIPLLPVYTSQIATTITENNGHNRSSWGISLQVFIFTTGFVLVFVGFGIASGFLGNFLDINQIMLLKIGGIFVILMGLNLLGLFKISLPVRHRVTRGNTPKKKYITSFFLGISLALAWAPCVGPVLVSVLTVAVTTNSSKAGSVLLISYALGMAIPLLALCLMFDRFPRLQRVLKRYSGISLKISGLFLIMLGLLMYFDRLQILTNVF; this is encoded by the coding sequence ATGGAAATCAACACATCTCTGTGGGCAGCTTTTTTAGCTGGAATACTTTCCTTTTTTTCACCGTGTATGATACCCCTATTGCCTGTCTATACTTCACAGATAGCTACTACTATTACAGAAAATAATGGTCATAACCGCTCTAGTTGGGGTATATCGCTGCAGGTTTTCATCTTTACCACCGGATTTGTTTTGGTATTTGTAGGTTTTGGTATAGCTTCCGGCTTTCTTGGTAATTTTTTGGATATCAATCAAATTATGTTATTAAAGATTGGCGGCATCTTTGTAATACTCATGGGGTTAAACCTCCTTGGTTTATTTAAAATAAGTTTGCCAGTTAGGCACAGGGTAACCCGCGGTAATACGCCCAAAAAAAAATACATAACATCTTTTTTTCTGGGCATATCTCTGGCTCTAGCATGGGCCCCTTGTGTGGGTCCGGTATTGGTCTCTGTTCTGACTGTGGCGGTTACTACCAATTCTTCCAAAGCGGGAAGTGTGTTATTAATCAGTTATGCACTGGGGATGGCCATACCCCTGCTGGCACTGTGTCTGATGTTTGATAGATTTCCCAGATTACAAAGGGTTTTAAAGAGATATTCTGGCATTAGCCTTAAAATAAGCGGGCTGTTCCTAATTATGTTGGGTCTGTTAATGTATTTCGACAGGTTACAAATATTAACGAATGTTTTTTAA
- a CDS encoding S-layer homology domain-containing protein, which yields MHMNQNNNWGNNNQGNWNSGQANPNNQNQSGQHSGDRKGHFNDMRDAMWAAPYIMKMQNTDMVKGYPDGSFKPNQSVNRAEAISLIARSQNANQVTGQSTYVDAPAWAANHINWAVNQQLLTPGTDGNKLSPEKPATRLWVAQMAVRLLGLEDQAAAAQTANLTFKDSSAIPADMQGYVKIAMEKGIFAGYPDQTFQPNKPISRAEMCVILDRCLNQMNGNMMLDNNMMNNSQVGTLSSVENGSITVTLTNGDTKTLSVAESVYVWVNNAPATINDIKAGDVVQVALDAAGNVIMIDAVSNQQTAPATTAPADTTTPATTTPADTTTPATTTPADTTTPATTTPADTTTPATTTPADTTTPATTTPADTTTPATTTPAQ from the coding sequence ATGCATATGAACCAGAACAATAACTGGGGAAATAACAATCAGGGCAACTGGAATAGCGGACAGGCTAACCCCAACAATCAGAATCAATCAGGTCAACACAGCGGAGATAGAAAAGGTCATTTTAACGATATGAGAGATGCCATGTGGGCAGCCCCCTATATTATGAAAATGCAAAACACAGATATGGTAAAAGGATACCCGGACGGCAGCTTTAAGCCTAACCAGTCGGTAAACCGGGCTGAGGCTATCAGCTTAATTGCCCGAAGCCAAAATGCCAACCAGGTTACAGGTCAAAGTACCTATGTAGACGCTCCGGCCTGGGCCGCTAACCACATTAACTGGGCAGTTAACCAGCAACTGTTAACACCCGGCACAGACGGCAACAAATTATCACCCGAAAAGCCGGCCACCAGGCTCTGGGTAGCCCAAATGGCTGTACGTTTACTGGGTCTGGAAGACCAGGCCGCCGCAGCCCAAACTGCCAACCTTACTTTTAAAGACAGCTCTGCCATACCCGCAGACATGCAAGGGTATGTAAAAATCGCAATGGAAAAAGGTATTTTTGCAGGCTATCCCGACCAAACCTTCCAGCCTAATAAACCTATTTCCAGGGCAGAAATGTGTGTAATACTGGACCGTTGTCTAAATCAAATGAACGGTAACATGATGTTAGATAACAATATGATGAACAACAGCCAAGTTGGGACCCTGTCTTCCGTGGAAAACGGCAGCATTACGGTAACTTTAACCAACGGGGATACCAAAACCCTTTCGGTTGCTGAGAGCGTATATGTTTGGGTTAATAATGCTCCTGCCACCATCAATGACATCAAGGCAGGGGATGTGGTTCAAGTTGCCCTCGACGCTGCTGGTAACGTGATAATGATTGATGCTGTCAGCAACCAGCAAACTGCACCGGCAACCACAGCGCCTGCAGATACCACAACACCGGCAACCACAACACCTGCTGATACTACAACACCAGCTACCACAACACCTGCAGATACCACAACACCGGCTACTACCACACCTGCAGATACCACAACACCGGCAACTACAACACCTGCAGATACTACAACACCGGCTACTACAACTCCTGCAGATACCACAACACCGGCAACCACAACACCGGCCCAGTAA